From one Solanum stenotomum isolate F172 chromosome 12, ASM1918654v1, whole genome shotgun sequence genomic stretch:
- the LOC125847481 gene encoding F-box/kelch-repeat protein At3g23880-like, with translation MVMGTDILEEEILTDILTKLPVKSLFRFKCVSKSCKTLLAEPYFKKKHHNHAKNQPDSQKLLIVIGGKNLNFYCTSLSPNRLLVNDIHTAPKPFSRYKMYCCCDALFLIRIWTGLSRDQPTMLLLWNPTTSESIVLPPLESLEQESTYGLGYDSTSDDYKVLRIDNEGTALDEIVALKIGSWRKIYSPSVRPVGDGSILYGKECLSFVNGAFHWLGIDSSESMMSLNISDETYKRIPLPKNVGLYPENVTIEEGISVLGSMICLFNSNEITFNLWIMKEYGVQESWIKLLTLPCNGAFSVIPVYSFSDGKVLLRYECRDELRGIKVIYRTCDDQIWSFDIDPLSFILDGFVYMESLINPREIDAYPIHKQTDLAFLRKRKREGLLE, from the coding sequence ATGGTAATGGGAACTGACATTCTAGAGGAGGAAATACTTACTGACATTCTCACTAAACTTCCTGTTAAGTCTCTTTTTCGTTTCAAATGTGTATCGAAATCTTGCAAGACATTATTAGCTGAGCCTTACTTTAAGAAGAAGCATCACAATCATGCCAAAAATCAACCTGATTCCCAAAAATTGCTTATTGTTATTGGgggtaaaaatttaaatttctattgCACTTCTTTATCCCCAAATCGACTACTTGTTAATGATATACATACAGCTCCAAAACCATTCAGTCGTTATAAAATGTATTGTTGTTGCGATGCCTTGTTTCTCATCAGGATTTGGACCGGACTTTCTCGGGACCAGCCTACAATGCTATTGCTATGGAACCCCACCACGTCAGAATCAATAGTACTTCCTCCTTTAGAATCGCTAGAACAAGAATCAACTTATGGATTGGGATATGACTCGACTAGTGATGATTATAAAGTCCTTAGGATTGACAACGAGGGCACTGCACTAGATGAAATTGTAGCACTAAAAATTGGTTCCTGGAGAAAAATTTATTCGCCCTCAGTTAGGCCTGTCGGCGATGGTTCTATTTTGTATGGTAAGGAATGTTTGTCCTTTGTAAATGGAGCGTTTCACTGGCTTGGTATTGATTCTTCTGAATCCATGATGTCGTTAAATATTTCAGATGAGACGTATAAGAGAATACCCTTACCAAAAAATGTGGGTTTATACCCTGAAAACGTGACTATTGAAGAGGGCATATCTGTGTTGGGAAGTAtgatttgtctttttaataGTAACGAAATCACTTTCAATTTATGGATAATGAAAGAGTATGGTGTTCAGGAATCTTGGATAAAGTTACTCACATTACCATGTAATGGGGCTTTTTCAGTTATACCCGTATATAGCTTTTCCGATGGTAAAGTGCTACTTCGATACGAATGTCGAGATGAATTACGAGGAATAAAGGTTATTTATAGAACATGTGACGATCAAATATGGTCGTTTGATATTGATCCACTTTCCTTTATTCTAGATGGTTTTGTTTATATGGAAAGTTTAATCAATCCGAGAGAGATTGATGCATATCCAATTCATAAACAAACAGACTTGGCATTCCTTAGAAAGCGAAAAAGAGAGGGTTTGCTCGAATAG